DNA from Leptospira harrisiae:
GTTTAGGCCTTTGACAATTCGAGACGTACGTTCGACCCCTTCTTTGATAGCTTCTAAATACAATTTTGTTTTTTCTGATTCTAATTTTGAACCTTCCAAAACGCCTCGAACACCAAAATAACCACCTAAGATAAAATTGAGAGGGTTATTGATTTCATGTGCAATCCCAGCTGACAAAAGCCCAAGACTTGCCATTTTTTCTGATTCAATGAGTTGGTTCTGTCTTTCTCTTAACTCATCTAACGTTTGTTTTAGTTCGCTTGTTCTTTTATCAACCAAAGATTCTAATTCGTGATTACTCTGTTCTAAACGAGTTTCATATTCAGATCTTTCTAACTCAGCGGCAATCCTTCCCGAAAAAATTTGGAACAAAGTTAGAATTTTGTCTTTGTTTTGGATTTCTGATTCGAACAAACCAACAATGAGCCCCATCACCTCTTTTTTGGAATTGAGTAAAGGAGAACCGATGTATCCTTCAATTTTCATTTCGATGAGAAGTTGGTCCTCAGGAAATATTTTTTGAACATCTGTAGGATAATAACATACAGAATTATCAAATACTTCCGCACAAGGTGTATCTTTTAAGGAATATGCCATATTTTCTGCAATCACACCTTTGGCGACAAGGGCAATGGTTTTTGATTCGTATTTCTCCTTATCAAAGATGGCAATAAAGGTATAATCTGCACCAATGATGGATGCTAGTTTGAGTGTGAGTCTACTTAGAAACTCGTTTCCGTATGTGTTGGAAACGGCTTCGATAATATCAGAAAGTAAGTCACCTTGGATCATGGAAATTTATTTCTAGAAGATCCAAATACGAATCCTTGGTCAACCGAAATCAAGGTGCCGGTGAATCGCTCACCAAGGGAAGGACTGTTTTTTTCACATCAAGAAGAGGCCCTAATTCGTAAATGGATTCATATCCGTAGGCTTTGAGTGAGTTATAAGTGGAAAGATTCAACGAAGCCGCAGGACTTTTTGCGGCAAAGGCTTCTTGGTTTCCTTCAAAGTTATTATTACAGTAAATTAATATTTTGGATTTTTTTTCTGGGATGATTTCCGCTAAAGACTCTTTTGTGAATTCAGTGAAAGGAAGATTTTTGGCACCTTGGATATGCAAAAGATGAAAGCGATTTTCACTGCGAGCATCTAATAATACAACACCTTCTTCGGACATCAGTTTCAAAAACTGTCCCTCTGTTAGGCGATGATTTTCGCGTTCTCCTTCAGACCGGTTGACGATTCGTTTGAACTCTCCATAATCGATAAGTTTGTTTTCTATGGGAGTTTGTTTGATTTTTTTCTTTTTCGAAGATACGGAAAACACAGGAATTGTTACTAATACGAGTAAAATTATGATTACCGGTTTCATGACCTGACTCCTTTCAAAAATCGACTAAAGGAATAGTCTAACCACTTCATCAGGAAACATAAAACCTTTTTTCGACTTGCCAGGGAAAATCCAAGAATTCTGATACAGGAATGAGCATACTGAGAGCAATTATCAAAACAAATAAAGGCGAAATTCGCATCGATTTGTTTCCGGACAAAACACCAAATACTGTAGCCAACTTCGTAAACCTTGCCCAAAGGAATTTTTACAATGGACTTAAATTCCACCGAGTGATTGAAGATTTTATGATCCAAGGTGGTTGTCCACAAGGAACAGGAACAGGTGGACCTGGTTATAAATTCAGAGATGAATTTGATTCTAGTTTAAAACACAACAAACCAGGAATTCTTTCTATGGCCAATGCAGGACCAGGAACCAATGGAAGCCAATTTTTTATCACTCATGTTCCTACACCGTGGCTTGATGGAAAACATTCCGTATTTGGTGCGATTGTAGATGAAAAAGACCAAGAAGTGGTCAATTCCATTCGCCAAGGCGATGTAATGGAATCTGTCACGATCGAAGGTGATCCGTCATCCGTGTTAGCGGTGGCAAAACCCTTTTTGGATGAGTGGAACCAAATCCTAGATTCTAAAAAATAAGAATTGATTCTTCCCTTTGTCTTCAGGAGTCTAAGTCTTATGAAGACAAAAGGAAAACCAAAACAAGTCTCCCAAATCAAAGCGGCTTCTAGAATGATTTTTTCTATGAAACCAACAAAAGTAAAACCATCTAAAAAACTCTATTCTCGAAAGAAAAAAGAAGACCATTCGGTAATAGAGTTTCTACTTTCTTTTTTTTCTTAATCTTCAAAAAACTCACCTTTCCATTTCACTCCAAGGATCTCTTTCCAATTCATCTTCTTTTCCTAAGTCTACAAGCATCAACCTTTCTAACTCTGCGTTTCTCTGTTTAGCAAGACTCATATATTGAACCCTGTCCTGTCTTAATTCAAATAACTCATGGAATGTTTCATCATCATGTTTCAAAAAAAGATTTTTTGCTTTTTCCGCAGTATGAGCCCTTGTTCCGAGTAACTTCAAAACATCCTTTCCCATCTGCACGGCAGTTTCTCTTGTTTCTCTATAAATGTATGACACACCCAATTCCTTTAAGTCATAGGCTTCTTCCCGGTCCCCTGCTCTAGCTACTATTTTGATGTTGGGATAGTGTTGGCTTACATTTCGAATGAGTTCCGCTTGTTTTTCTGGATTGTCTAAAGCTGCGACAAGAACCTTAGTATGTTCTAAACCCGCAGATTCTAGTAACTCCAATCTCGTAGCATCACCAAAATAAACTTTAAATCCGAAACGACCAAGCATTTCCACCCTGTCAGCGTCAAAATCTAAAATGGTAATTGCAATCCCATTGGAACGTAAGAATCGTCCGAGCATATTTCCAAACCTACCAAATCCACAGATGATGACAGGGTTTTCTTGTTTATGAATGTCTTGTGTAGTTTGTTTTTTGGGAATTTTTGATTCTAAAAATCCAAAAATTGTTTTTTCATATAACAAAAGAAGTACGGGGGTGAGGGCCATACTCACGGCAACACAAGCAACCAAAACCACAATGGTTTGTTCTTCAAAAATCCCCAATCCTTCCGAATACCCAAACAGTACAAATGAAAACTCACCCACTTGAGATAATGCTAGAGAAAAGTAGAGGTTTTGGTCCAAAGGTAGTCGAAAAACAAAACCAAGGCAAAATAAAACAAAGGCTTTGAGAAAAATAATACCAAAAACAATTCCTAGAACTTTATTGGGACTTTCCATCACAACAGGAATTTCCATGGAAGCTCCCACACTCAAAAAAAACAATCCTAGTAACAATCCCTTAAATGGTTCAATATTACTTTCTAATTCATGACGAAACTCACTACTCGCAAGAACTACTCCACCTAGAAAAGTACCAAGAGCCGCCGATACTCCAATGGCACCCATTAACAAAGATATGGCGATAACGAGCAATAAGCTCGCACCTGTAAAAATTTCACGGCTTCCTGATTTGGCTAAAATTCGGAACACAGGTTTTAATAAATACTTACCAACCAAAATAATTCCAATTACAACAGAGAACACAACCAAGGTTTTTGCATAACCTGGCAAATGTTCAATCAGAGAATGGTGTTGTGATGAATTTTTGACGTTTGAATCACTTAACATAGGAAAGATGGCAAGAATCGGGATAACAGCCATGTCTTGAAAAAGCAAAACAGAAAAAGCTGCCTGACCAGACAAAGTTTTCATTAATCCTTTTTCTTTCAAAGTTTGTAAAACAATGGCCGTTGAAGATAAAGACATGATTAACCCAAGAGCAAAAGATGCTTTCCAAGAAAAACCAAACACGTAAGAAAAAGCTGCGGTCAGTGCAGTGGTAATGATAATTTGTAATCCGCCAAGTCCAAGTAACCAAAATTTCAATCGCCAAAGTAGATCTAATTCTAATTCTAAACCTATGGCAAATAGCATCATTACTACACCAAATTCAGCAAAATGCAACATATCCTTGCCTTCTGTTCCAACAAAACCAAAAACAAAAGGACCAATCACAATACCTGCAATCAAATAACCAAGCACCGAACCCAATCCAAGCCTGTTGGCAATTGGAACTACAATAATGGCACTTGTCAAATAAATCAAAGCTTGGATAAAAAAACTAACTTCATTCATTCTGTGCACCTAACAGTTGATTGATCAATTTCGAATATCGATTGGATTCCTTTTGCAAATCCAATTCACTCAGCTGGAAAGTACCTTGGACTAAAAAAGGAGGTAAATATTCCATTCCACATAGTTCAGCCGTTCGGCGGAAAGGCAAAAGAAATTCCCCTGTTTCATAACCATGGAATCCACTTTTAGAATAGGCATCTTTAGATCCTCCGGTTGTGATCACCTGCATCCATCTTTTTCCAGATAAATGAACACCATTGGTTCCATAAGCCCAACCGTCTTCAAGTACCAGATCCATCCATAATTTCATAAGCGGAGGGCAACTGTACCAATATAATGGATGTTGGAATATGATTGTTTGGTGTTTTGCGATTAGATTTTGTTCTGCCTTTACATTGATCGAAAAATTTGGGTATTCCTCGTATAGATCATGTAAGGTGATGTTTTCAGATACCGGCAAGGAATCCAAAAGGAGTTGATTGGCTTTGGACTTCTCAAGAGTGGGATGGACGAGCAGAACCAAAATTTTGGGCATACGAGACAAATTCACAAAATGGAATGAAAGGGAAACGTAAAAAAAAATACTTTTCCATTGACCTTCATAAAAAATTTCTTTCTGATTTCAATTGTGACCTTACTCTCCATTTTTTTTGCAACGTTCGTTTCCGAAGATCTAACCTGTATTGCCGCTGGGATACTAGCAAAAGAAGGAAAATTATCTCTATCACTTGCCATATTTTTTACAGGACTCGGAATTTTTGTGGGAGATTGTATTTTATACTTTTTGGGGTTAGCAATTCGAAAGGGATTGGTGCAATGGAGTTTTCTCACAAACCTCCGACAAAAAATAGAAAATGGTAAATTTGTTGGTGAGTGGAAACTTCATTATAGAAAATCAATCTTCCTCTCGCGATTTCTACCAGGGACTCGGCTCACCTTATACCTCAGTAGTGGGTTTTTTGCACTTCCCTTTTTTCCATTTTTATATACAAGTTTCATCGCTGTGAGTATTTGGACCACAGCCTTCGTTACCTTGGTTTATTTATATGGAAATATTTTGGATCAATATCTAAATCACAACCATACAATTTTTTTTAGTTTTGTATTTGGTTTCAGTTTTTATTTTATCTACAAACTGTTTCGAATTGGTTTGAACCCTTCCGAACGGGACCAGTTTTTACTGAATCTGTCAAAGTTAAAAACTTTAGAGTTTTGGCCGGCTCCCTTATTTTATCTGCCACTTGTTCCTTACCTTTTTTATTTAGCGATTCGTTACAAAGGAATTCGTTACATTACGATCGTAAATCCAGGGATCTTGGCATCTGGAATTGCTGGGGAATCCAAATCAGAGATCTTAGATCTCATTCCAAGTGAAACCGTAGCGAGTTCTCTTCTAGTGTCAAAAATAGATACAAATCCATTGGATAAAATACAGAATTGGATGAACTCCGAAAAACTTCAATTTCCCATCATCGCCAAACCTGACAAAGGTGAGCGAGGATTTTTGATTCAAAAAGTGTATTCTATAGAAAGTTGTAGGGATTTAATTCAAACCTATCCAATTGATTGGCTTTTTCAAGAATACCAGGAAGGACCGTTCGAAGTTGGTGTCTTCTATTACCGATTTCCAAACCAAGAAGAAGGAAGAATTTTTTCGATCACCGATAAAATTTTTCCTAAAATCACCGGTGACGGGATTTCCGACCTAGAAACCTTAATTAAAAACCATCAAAGGTTTCGTTTCCAATCCAAAGCACATTTCGAACACAACAAACATAGATTAAATGAAGTTCTTCCTCTTGGAGAAACAACTTCCATTGGTTCCATCGGAAATCATATCCAGGGATGTATGTTCCAAGATGGAGATCATTGGAGGACCAAAGAGATGGAAAAAAAAATCATTTCTATAGGTGACTCCATCCCTGGATTTTATTTTGGAAGATTTGACATTCGATTTTCTGATCCAAACCAGTTCCGCACCGGCAGAGGATTCAAAATTATTGAATTAAATGGTGCTACCAGCGAATCCACAAATCTTTATGATCCAAATTTTTCGATTTCACAAAGTTATTCTCTTTTATTTGGCCAATGGAAGATATTATTTCAAATTGGTTATGAAAATGACAAACGAGGTGTTCCCCTATTTCCTTATCTGGATTTATTCAAATTGGTCAAAAACCATCGAAACTATCGCAAACTTTATTCCACACCCGAATCGAAATAATCCTTTATGTAAGGAATTTTTTTTCTTTCAACATACAATAAATATGTAGAAAAAGAAAACACAAGAAGAGCCAGAAAAAAAAGAAGGCCACCATCATTTTGTACGTTAATTCCTAAAAACACAAAATGAGAAAGAATTGCACCTAACATCAAATTAAAACCCATAAAGGCACCAAACCAAACAAATCTGGGGATCAATAAAAATAAAACACAAAATGACTCTAAAATAGCAAGGCCATACCTACCCCATGGCTCCATTCCCAATACTGAAAAAATGTATTTGGATTCTTCTGCTCCTGAAAACTTAAAATACAAAGTTTGCGTTATGATGATTGCGGACAAAAGTCGAAAGCTATGAAAAAGAATTTTTCCGTATCCATAAAATTTCATAATGAAACCTCCATAAGTATTATGTTTTTAATTTCTGCAAAATTAGTCCAAGGGATAAAATGGTTTTCACCTTTTAGGATCAAAGTCTTATTTTTAATATGTTTATAATGATTGGTTAAGTAATTAACATTATCGACGGAAACTAAAAAATCCTTTTCTCCATGAATTGACAAAATATTTAAAGATTTGTTTTCCAACATTTTTGTTAGTTGGATTAAATCGGATTTTAAAGTAAACATTTCCTGATTGCTATGTACCCAGGACTTAGGTAAAATCCATGAAACAAAACTTAAATTTGCCAGATGATTGTACCATACAAGCTCTTCTAAATCTGGGTCAACGGGAGCAGACAACAATACCGCTTTCCAAACTTTGGAATCTGATTCCATCAAATATACAAGTGCAATTGGACCACCATAAGAATGCCCCACCACAATTCCAGATTCAAAAACAAGTGATTCCTTTTTTAGATAATTTGAAATTGCTGTTTGAAGATTCCTTCCTTGTTGAAAGATATTAGGAACAGAATTTTCCTTCATTGAATTTCCATAACCCAATCGGTCAGGAACGAGAATACAAAATTGTCTCTGTAAATCTTTGTCTTTTAAGTAAATTTGAAAGTCGGAGGCTGCACCAGGTGAACCATGAATCAATACCAAAACTTTCTTTTTATTTCTACAATCATTCGATAAAAAATGAATTTGAGTTTCTTCAAAACGAGAAACGTTTTCGATAATTTTTTCTTCTCCTACAACGGATTGGTTTGTACAAAATAAAAAGAAAACACTGAAAGTGACTAAAATGAACTTTTTTGAGTTATCCTTAATTTGCGAATTCATTCTAATTCGTCACTATGTGTAAACAAAGCCCCTGAATCGTAGAGACGTTTAAAAAGATCATTGGGAACTTTTGAACTGATGATATCAGCAAATTCTGGCAAAAAACCTTTTACTAAGTACATTTCGATGTCGGCTTTATTTTTGATTGAAACGAACCCACGAGGTTCACAATCAAAGTATAGTTTCACCTCTTCATACACTTGAGAGGATATATTGACTTCTCCAACCACTCCAGAGCTTTCCAAACGACTTGCAGTATTGACGGTATCCCCCCAAACATCGTAAGCAAATTTGTCTGTACCAACGACTCCTGCAACAAGAGGACCTTGATGAATTCCCAAACGAATCTCCCAAAAATCCCGCCCCCTTATTGAATGTATTTCTTTTTGATCGGCCATATAAGACTGAAAAGAAAGACCACATAACACAGAATCAACGGCATTGGTTTTATTTTCAGTTGGAATTCCTCCAACTGCCATATACGCATCTCCAATCGTTTTGATTTTCTCCAATCGATATTCTTTGCACAGACGATCAAACTCACGAAAGATTGTATCCAATTCACCAACCAGTTCTTCCGCATTCATTTTCTCTGCTATTTTTGTAAATCCCGCCATATCACAAAACAACACAGAAGCGGATTCATACCGTTTGGGTGTCACACGGGCTTCTTTTTTTAATTCTTCTGCAATGGACTCAGGTAAAATATTTAATAATAATGAATCTGATTTTTTTCTTTCTACGTTCAGATTCCGACTCAAAATAAAAATTAGGAACCCTGTTAGAATTTGAACAAACAGGTAATTTCCGCCAGCATCTAAATAACGATCCAAATCGGATTGGTAAGAGGTCACCCAATCCCGGTGGTAAAACTCAACCACATACAAAGACGCAGACAAAAGGATATAAATGGAATAAACAATAAACACATTATGATTTCGTATGAGGATCAGGGCAATGACGAGAGCGGGAATCAGGTAATAATGATTTCCTCCCAGCGAACCACCGTTAAAAAACCACATCGATGATAAATAAAAAAGAATGGTTAGATTGAATGGCCAATATAGTGAAAAATAAATACTTTTGACTCGACTCAAGTAATACATGGCAAGCATGAGTAGTCCAGAACCAACATTCAAAGCAATGAGAACCAGGTAGTTTTCTAAATACAAAACACCAAAAGTCCCAAACAAATTCAATAACCCATTGACCAGGGAAACCGTATTAAATAATCGGTGTTCGAGCGAATGTTTTTTGGGATCTCCGAGTAAGAAGTATATCCATTTCATTGTAATTGGTAAGTTTCACCCTTCCAATCGGGAGGATTCAACCTTTTTTCTAACTGGGAAGGAAACAAATCAAATGATAAAATTTCGGAAAAATTCCTTAAAAATACCCTTACTAAAAATGAATTTAATATCCTAATGCGTTGACTGGCTCTAATTTGCAAGCATCAGCTTGTAAACTTGCTGTTAAACTTGGATTCAGAGTAGCAGCTTGGATGGCAGCATTTGGCTTATTACAACTACTGATTTCTTTTAAAAGAGCAGAAAGATAATTTGAATACTGCAGTTCAATAAGAGCAAAATTTGTAATTTCTTTTTTGCATTTAGCATAGGACTCTAAAGTATAATAAGTATCATCATTGATTCCCGACAATGATTCAAATAATACCGGTGTAAAAACTACTGACAAAATTGGATCTAATAAAAAATTACTGACTGTCTCCACACTATATTGTTTCATCCTTATGTAGGCAGGGCTCGAACACTTTATCGCCAAACAAGTTCCAGGACTAACTGAGATGGTCGAATCAACAAGTAAACCAATCGAGGCCATAGATAAATCAGTAGTCCCGCAAACGCTAGTGGTGGTATAATAACAGGATGCGTTGGCCGATGTACTTTCCGTTTTTAAAATCTTGGAAACAAACAAAGTATTTGTGAAAGATGGATTGGAACGAAAATAAGAAGTTCCAGATGATGTAACGCTTAGATCTATATAAGCCCCTACTTGGGGTAAACTAAAATTAGCCGTTGTCGTTGGTCCAGAGAAACCTAGGACTGCGGCATTTTCAGTGGGGCAGGAATAATTCAAAGAGGAAGGATTTGAAGACGGGCTTGCCGTGGAACCCATTAACAAATTAGAAATTGACAGAAAACTCAAATTGCTTCGATGTTCTTCGATTTTCTTTTTTGCCTGCTCCCCTTTGATCCCAGTGGGAGAAAAAACATTAGCACAATTAAAAATAAAAAGAATAACAAAGATAATTCTAACAAACTGAAACATAGGGCAATATCGCATTACTCTTGTTTTTTGTCAATATTAAAAAGTTAGGTGGTATTTTAAGTTATAAAAAACATTACATTTATATATACTGAAATTCTAATTTGTGTTTATATACAAAAAAGCCCCTCCCCGAAGTTTCCTTCGAGAAGAGGCAACCGTCTTAAGGCAACTCTTGCCTTACTACGACTTAAGCGTTATTCAAAAGTCGTAATACAGAATTTGGCCGAAGACTGGCTTGCGCTAACATTGCCGTACCGCTTTGCACGAGAATTTGTTTCGTCGTGAGCGCTACCATTTCTTCCGCCATATCTGCGTCCCTAATCCTTGATTCGGATGCTTGCATATTTTCGTATGCACCCATGAGGCCTTTAGCAGTACTTTCGAGCCTATTTTGATAAGCTCCCATATCTGCTCTCTGCTTCATGATCTTGTTCAAGGCGAAGTCCGCTTTAGCAATCGCTTCATCTGCTTTTCCAGGTGTAGAAAGAGCAATTTTATTTGCACCTTCTGACATCTTTAAAGCTTTCGAAGTCATAGTTCCAATGTAGAAACGCTCTCTTTGCTTTGCGTTTGCTCCCATATGAAACCACATCGATGCCTTCGTTGACTTTCGAGCGAAGTCTCCTTCAAACAGTTTCATTTTATTGAACTCTGCTTGCGAAGCAATTCGATCGATCTCATCCACCAGCGCAGATACTTCTACCTGCACGAGCTGCCTGTCCTCCGGTGTGTAGATTCCGTTCGAAGTCTGGATCGCTAAGGTCCGGATTCGTTGGATGATTTCAGCCGACTGGTCAAGGTAACCCTCTGCAGTCTGGATGAAACTCAGTCCATCTTCCGTATTCCTTTCGGCCTGACGTAAACCACGAATTTGTGTTCGTAGTTTTTCCGAAACAGCAAGACCAGAAGCATCATCACCGGCAAGGTTAATCCTTTGCCCGGTGGAGAGGTTCCTCATGGTCTTATCTACATCCCATTGTGTAAACTTGAGAGCACGATGTGATTGGATCGCACTCATGTTGTGATTGATAATCATTGGCCTACACTCCTTTGTGTATTACCAAGAACGATATGTATTGCGTTCTTAGCCGGACAATCCCTGTCCGGTGTCAAGGATGAGCTTTCATTTTGCCACCTGGCAGGGGAAAGCCGGCTGATTATCTAATTACAACTCTTCAGTTACACTAACCACTCACTACGTTAACCAATGTTAACGTAGGAGAGAAAGAACTCCTTGTGGACGAACATTCGCCTGAGCTAACATAGCAGTTCCAGATTGAACTAAAATCTGGTTCTTTGTGAAAGCCACAGTTTCTTCTGCCATATCCGCATCACGGATCCTAGACTCGGAGGCTTGGGTATTCTCATAAGCGTTCATGAGCCCTTTTGCAGCATGCTCAAGACGATTAAAGTAAGCACCTAAGTTTGCTCTTTGTTTGCTAATGCGAGTTAACGCAGCATCCAAAGTTCCGATCGCATCGTTTGACTTGTCAGCTGTTGACAAAGACAAGAGGTCTCCACTTTGACCTTTAAGATTAAGTGCACGTGCAGTCATTGTTGCAATGAACACTCTTTCTCTTTGGTGCATGTTTGGTCCAATATGGAACCACATGGAAGTTGCTCTAGATCCACGAGCAAAATCACCTTGAAGCAAATTCATTTTATTGAATTCTGCTTGCGAAGCAATTCTGTCCACTTCGTCGATAAGTTGTGAAACTTCAACTTGGATCATTTGCCTGTCTTCGTCAGTATAAATACCGTTAGACGACTGAATTGCAAGAGTTCGAATTCTTTGAA
Protein-coding regions in this window:
- a CDS encoding rhodanese-like domain-containing protein, which encodes MKPVIIILLVLVTIPVFSVSSKKKKIKQTPIENKLIDYGEFKRIVNRSEGERENHRLTEGQFLKLMSEEGVVLLDARSENRFHLLHIQGAKNLPFTEFTKESLAEIIPEKKSKILIYCNNNFEGNQEAFAAKSPAASLNLSTYNSLKAYGYESIYELGPLLDVKKTVLPLVSDSPAP
- a CDS encoding flagellin yields the protein MIINHNMSAIQSHRALKFTQWDVDKTMRNLSTGQRINLAGDDASGLAVSEKLRTQIRGLRQAERNTEDGLSFIQTAEGYLDQSAEIIQRIRTLAIQTSNGIYTPEDRQLVQVEVSALVDEIDRIASQAEFNKMKLFEGDFARKSTKASMWFHMGANAKQRERFYIGTMTSKALKMSEGANKIALSTPGKADEAIAKADFALNKIMKQRADMGAYQNRLESTAKGLMGAYENMQASESRIRDADMAEEMVALTTKQILVQSGTAMLAQASLRPNSVLRLLNNA
- a CDS encoding NAD(P)H-dependent oxidoreductase, whose product is MPKILVLLVHPTLEKSKANQLLLDSLPVSENITLHDLYEEYPNFSINVKAEQNLIAKHQTIIFQHPLYWYSCPPLMKLWMDLVLEDGWAYGTNGVHLSGKRWMQVITTGGSKDAYSKSGFHGYETGEFLLPFRRTAELCGMEYLPPFLVQGTFQLSELDLQKESNRYSKLINQLLGAQNE
- a CDS encoding monovalent cation:proton antiporter-2 (CPA2) family protein produces the protein MNEVSFFIQALIYLTSAIIVVPIANRLGLGSVLGYLIAGIVIGPFVFGFVGTEGKDMLHFAEFGVVMMLFAIGLELELDLLWRLKFWLLGLGGLQIIITTALTAAFSYVFGFSWKASFALGLIMSLSSTAIVLQTLKEKGLMKTLSGQAAFSVLLFQDMAVIPILAIFPMLSDSNVKNSSQHHSLIEHLPGYAKTLVVFSVVIGIILVGKYLLKPVFRILAKSGSREIFTGASLLLVIAISLLMGAIGVSAALGTFLGGVVLASSEFRHELESNIEPFKGLLLGLFFLSVGASMEIPVVMESPNKVLGIVFGIIFLKAFVLFCLGFVFRLPLDQNLYFSLALSQVGEFSFVLFGYSEGLGIFEEQTIVVLVACVAVSMALTPVLLLLYEKTIFGFLESKIPKKQTTQDIHKQENPVIICGFGRFGNMLGRFLRSNGIAITILDFDADRVEMLGRFGFKVYFGDATRLELLESAGLEHTKVLVAALDNPEKQAELIRNVSQHYPNIKIVARAGDREEAYDLKELGVSYIYRETRETAVQMGKDVLKLLGTRAHTAEKAKNLFLKHDDETFHELFELRQDRVQYMSLAKQRNAELERLMLVDLGKEDELERDPWSEMER
- a CDS encoding sensor histidine kinase, encoding MIQGDLLSDIIEAVSNTYGNEFLSRLTLKLASIIGADYTFIAIFDKEKYESKTIALVAKGVIAENMAYSLKDTPCAEVFDNSVCYYPTDVQKIFPEDQLLIEMKIEGYIGSPLLNSKKEVMGLIVGLFESEIQNKDKILTLFQIFSGRIAAELERSEYETRLEQSNHELESLVDKRTSELKQTLDELRERQNQLIESEKMASLGLLSAGIAHEINNPLNFILGGYFGVRGVLEGSKLESEKTKLYLEAIKEGVERTSRIVKGLNQFTRSGDSFEERFDLNEILDNCLAMLTHSLRDRIEVQKELLLSPLVVFGNSGKIHQVCLNIMTNGIQAMEGNPGTLGIQSYLEDPFAVIVITDSGMGIRDEHLNLIRNPFFTTKEPGKGVGLGLSIAYKIIKDHEGLIEIESEWRKGTKFFIKLPLPK
- a CDS encoding alpha/beta fold hydrolase; translation: MNSQIKDNSKKFILVTFSVFFLFCTNQSVVGEEKIIENVSRFEETQIHFLSNDCRNKKKVLVLIHGSPGAASDFQIYLKDKDLQRQFCILVPDRLGYGNSMKENSVPNIFQQGRNLQTAISNYLKKESLVFESGIVVGHSYGGPIALVYLMESDSKVWKAVLLSAPVDPDLEELVWYNHLANLSFVSWILPKSWVHSNQEMFTLKSDLIQLTKMLENKSLNILSIHGEKDFLVSVDNVNYLTNHYKHIKNKTLILKGENHFIPWTNFAEIKNIILMEVSL
- a CDS encoding peptidylprolyl isomerase; translated protein: MSILRAIIKTNKGEIRIDLFPDKTPNTVANFVNLAQRNFYNGLKFHRVIEDFMIQGGCPQGTGTGGPGYKFRDEFDSSLKHNKPGILSMANAGPGTNGSQFFITHVPTPWLDGKHSVFGAIVDEKDQEVVNSIRQGDVMESVTIEGDPSSVLAVAKPFLDEWNQILDSKK
- a CDS encoding DoxX family protein, which codes for MKFYGYGKILFHSFRLLSAIIITQTLYFKFSGAEESKYIFSVLGMEPWGRYGLAILESFCVLFLLIPRFVWFGAFMGFNLMLGAILSHFVFLGINVQNDGGLLFFLALLVFSFSTYLLYVERKKIPYIKDYFDSGVE
- a CDS encoding flagellin codes for the protein MIINHNLAAINSHRVLKFQNEEVSKNMEKLSSGMRINRAGDDASGLAVSEKMRTQVNGLRQAERNTEDGMSLIQTTEGFLQESNDIIQRIRTLAIQSSNGIYTDEDRQMIQVEVSQLIDEVDRIASQAEFNKMNLLQGDFARGSRATSMWFHIGPNMHQRERVFIATMTARALNLKGQSGDLLSLSTADKSNDAIGTLDAALTRISKQRANLGAYFNRLEHAAKGLMNAYENTQASESRIRDADMAEETVAFTKNQILVQSGTAMLAQANVRPQGVLSLLR
- a CDS encoding adenylate/guanylate cyclase domain-containing protein is translated as MKWIYFLLGDPKKHSLEHRLFNTVSLVNGLLNLFGTFGVLYLENYLVLIALNVGSGLLMLAMYYLSRVKSIYFSLYWPFNLTILFYLSSMWFFNGGSLGGNHYYLIPALVIALILIRNHNVFIVYSIYILLSASLYVVEFYHRDWVTSYQSDLDRYLDAGGNYLFVQILTGFLIFILSRNLNVERKKSDSLLLNILPESIAEELKKEARVTPKRYESASVLFCDMAGFTKIAEKMNAEELVGELDTIFREFDRLCKEYRLEKIKTIGDAYMAVGGIPTENKTNAVDSVLCGLSFQSYMADQKEIHSIRGRDFWEIRLGIHQGPLVAGVVGTDKFAYDVWGDTVNTASRLESSGVVGEVNISSQVYEEVKLYFDCEPRGFVSIKNKADIEMYLVKGFLPEFADIISSKVPNDLFKRLYDSGALFTHSDELE
- a CDS encoding DedA family protein, which gives rise to MTLLSIFFATFVSEDLTCIAAGILAKEGKLSLSLAIFFTGLGIFVGDCILYFLGLAIRKGLVQWSFLTNLRQKIENGKFVGEWKLHYRKSIFLSRFLPGTRLTLYLSSGFFALPFFPFLYTSFIAVSIWTTAFVTLVYLYGNILDQYLNHNHTIFFSFVFGFSFYFIYKLFRIGLNPSERDQFLLNLSKLKTLEFWPAPLFYLPLVPYLFYLAIRYKGIRYITIVNPGILASGIAGESKSEILDLIPSETVASSLLVSKIDTNPLDKIQNWMNSEKLQFPIIAKPDKGERGFLIQKVYSIESCRDLIQTYPIDWLFQEYQEGPFEVGVFYYRFPNQEEGRIFSITDKIFPKITGDGISDLETLIKNHQRFRFQSKAHFEHNKHRLNEVLPLGETTSIGSIGNHIQGCMFQDGDHWRTKEMEKKIISIGDSIPGFYFGRFDIRFSDPNQFRTGRGFKIIELNGATSESTNLYDPNFSISQSYSLLFGQWKILFQIGYENDKRGVPLFPYLDLFKLVKNHRNYRKLYSTPESK